Within the Patescibacteria group bacterium genome, the region CTATTCGGAGAGTAGTAAAGTGAAAGAATTATTGGAAAAAGTTATAGGCGCTAGGTTTAATGGATATTTTGGACAGACGGACAAGCTTTGGTTACGAAAAGAGATTTTGCGTTTGTTATTGCAGGAGAAAAAAAGGGACTACCCCGATTCGGGGTAGTCCCTTTTCTGTATTTGCGCTATAATTTAGATAAATGCCGTATAGAAATAAATGCAAAACATTTGTTCCTGATTGTTACTATCACTTGTACGGTCGGGGTGTAAATAGGATGGACATGTTTCTAGAAAAGGAAGATTATCGTCTCTTTTGTTATTTATTAAAGAAATATTTATCCCCAGATTTTAAAGAGGTAAAGATTTTTAAGGGACAGAGAGTAGAAGTTTTGGCAAACAGTGTTTCGGGAAAAGTTGAACTATACGCTTTTTGCTTTATGCCAAATCATTTTCATTTGCTTATTAAGAATATAGAAAAAGAAGGTATGAGTAAACTTATGACTAGAGTCTTGAGTGGTTATTCCCGTTATTTCAATCAAAAATATGGAAGGCAGGGTCCTCTGATACAAGGGACATACCGAGCGGTGTTAGTTAGTTCCAGAGAACAATTTGTACATGTTTTTCGTTATATACATTTGAATCCAGTACTTTCAGGGCTTTCCAAGAGAGCGCGCGATTATGAATATTCTTCTCATAAGAATTATTTGAATAAGGAGGAATACCTGTGGTTGAAGCTGGAGCCTTGTCTTTTAGATGCTACCGACCATGAAAACATAGAATCTTATTTTGCAGATATAGAAGAGGATCCTAAAGTTGGTATTATGTTTAATTAGCAAAAAGGGACTACCCCGATTCGGGGTAGTCCCTTTTTGGAATTAATATGAATTACAATTCTACGACATTAAAAATCATTGATTTGCTTAAAGAGAAAAGTATTTCTTATGAAATATACGAGCATACGCCGGTGAGAACAAGCGAGGAAGCGGCGAAAGTCCGACCGGATTTTTCTCTAAAGCAAGGGGCAAAAGCGATAATAGTAAAAGCGTATGTGTCCAAAAATAACTTTGATTATGTAATGTTGGTTATTCCGGGAGATAAAAAATTTTCTGGAAACAAAGTGAAAAAGTTTTTGAAAACTAAAGAATTAAGATTTGCGACTGCGGAAGAAGTGGAAAAAATTACAAAAGGTGTATTGGTGGGAGGCGTGCCTCCTTTTGGGAGCATTTTTGGTCTCAAAACATATTTAGATGAAGGAGTTTTGGAGAACGAGAGTATTATTTTCAATGCGGGGGATAGAAGCGTTAGTTTGTCCTTAAAATCTTGTGATTTTATTAAGGTGGAAAATCCCGCAATATGCGCGATATCTCAGTAGCTTAAATTTACACTCTCATTTTGTTATAATTCATTTAATGGATACTAAAAAGAATATTTTGATTGTTACAAATTCCGGAAATCGCGGGGGAATGGAAGTCCATGTCCTTAACATTATTGAAGGACTTTATGAGAAATTCAATTTTTTTGTGGTTTGTCCCAAAGGCAACATAGTTTCGGAATACGAAAAGTATGCAAAAGTAATAATATTACGCCCCAAATTTGATATAGACCCTGTTTACATCCTAAAACTTATAAGATTGTTTAAGATACTTAATATATCTGTAGTTCATACGCACGAGCTTAAAGCGGGAGTTAATGGGTTAATAGCGGGAAGTTTTGCAAGAATTCCTTTAAAAATATCTCATCAGCACACTCCTGTATCCAATTGGCAAATAAGTCCAACCAAGAAAAAAATTAATAGGTTTGTCTATAAGATATTTGTAAACAACTTATCCTCATTTGAAGTGGCGCTAACGCCCGAAATAAAAAAACAAAAGATAGGAGAAGGAATAAGAAAAGAAAAAATTATTATTATCCCAAACGGTATTTCTCTTAAAGCATTTAATTTGCCAAGCAAACTTAAAATAAAGCATAGAATAGAAATATGCGAGAAATATGGTATAAGTCCTCAAAATTTAATAGTGGGGAATATTTCCCGTTTAACTATAGAGAAAGGGCATAGTATTTTTATAAAAGTTTTGCGAGAGCTGGAAAACGAGAAAAAAATATCCAATGTAAAGTTTTTGTTTGCTGGGGAAGGGGAGTTAAGAGAGGAGCTTATTAGAATGGTAAAATCTTACGGCTTACCGGAAAAAACAATTTTTACGGGTTTTATAAGTGAGGAGGACAAGATTAAAGTTTTATCAAGTTTGGATGTTTTTGTTTTCCCCACGCTGGCGGAAGGATTTGGCATTGTTTTAATTGAAGCTATGGCTTCCGGTCTTCCCTGTATTGTGTCAAACTTGCCGGTATTACAAGATGTGGCGGGTTTGGCAGTATTATATTTTGAGAATGGAAAGGAAGATAGTTTAAAAGAAAATTTAGCCAAAATGATTTCCAGTAAAAAAATGCGGGAAGAGTTTGCCTCAAAATCTTTAGCTCAAGTTAAAAAATACGATATAAAAAAGTTTTGGGAAAGTTATAATGGTTTATATGAAAATACTCTTCCAGTCTCGTTTTGACATTTTTGATAGAAAAGGTGGGGATACCTTCCAAATGTTGGAAACCAAAGCTTCTTTAGAAAAGCTCGGTGTGACTGTTGCTGTTGACTGTTCGCTTAATTTGGATGTTTCAAAATACGATATTGTCCACATATTTAATTTGGATTGGGTTTGCGAAACTTACCCGCAGATTTTGAACGCTAAAAAGCAAGGCAAAAAGGTTGTCCTTTCGCCAATTCACCATTCGCAAAAAGAATTTGAGAGGTATGAGAACGAAAGTCGGTTTGGGTTAATGAAAATTGGAAATTTTTTTATTCCAAGCCAGCCTTTGCGGGATACAGCGCGCAACCTAGTAAAGGGTGTAATTTACAGAAAAAAGCTAAAACCAGCGCTAACCCAGCTTTTTATGGGCATTCGCAAACAGCAAAGGTTGAGTTTGGAATTGTCCGATATTATCCTTGTCCAGACCAAGTTGGAGGCAAGGGACTTAATAAAGGATTTCAAGGTAAAAAATTTTGAGTGGCAAAAAATAATTAATGGTATTGATGAAAAAAAATTTAAATCTCATATTACCCATTCCAAAAGCGGAGAGGACATTGTAATCCTTTGCGTGGGGAGGGTGGAACCAAGAAAAAACCAGCTTAATTTAATTAAAGCTTACGAGAATATAAAAAGCGAGAGGACTAAACTTGTGTTTGTGGGGGCGTTGAACAAACACCACCCCATATACATTAAAGCTTTTTTGGATAGGGTGAGGGCATCCAAGGGGAGTATAGAATATAACGGGTTTGTAACGCAAGATAAATTATGTGGATTATATTCCAAAGCCAAAGTTTTTGCTTGCCCTTCTTGGTTTGAAACTACGGGACTGGTTTATTTAGAAGCGGCGGTATGTGGGGTCTCGTCCATTTTAGCCTCGGGCGAACGCTCTCGCGAGTATTTGGAGGATAATGCCTTATATTGCGACCCGGGAAGTGTGGGTTCCATAAGCAGTGCCTTGTCCCGGGCTTTAAGAGAAGATACAGTTAAAAAAGGTTTTGCCGATTTCGTAAAAAAAACTTATACTTGGGATACCTGCGCGAGGGAAACCATTAAAGTTTATGAAAAAATACTAAATTAAATTAAAAAAGGAGTCTCCTTTTTCAAAGGAGACTCCTTCGTTAAATTTTGAGAATTTAGGTTTATGTCAATAACAATACTTTTAGGTCTTTTAACATCCATAATATTTTTCATACTTGCCAGAAAAAAGGTCTCTCTTTCGGTTTTGTATTTGGCGTTTCTTCTTCCTTTAGACAACCGCATCTATTTTTCGTGGGGGTTTAATGAGGGTTCTCCCGTTCGCTTTGCTCTTTTAGGAATTTTCACATATTTGTTTTTTAGTTATGTTCGAAACGGGATGTCCTTAAACATTAAAAAAGCTTTGTTTGCTTTTATATCTTATATTAAAAAGGACATTTTTTTATTTTTGCTTTTATTAGTATGGCTGATTCGGCTCATTTCTTTTTCAATGTCCCTAAACTTAATTTCAAGTTTGTCTTACCAGCTGTTTTTTTCGGAAATTATCCTAATTTACATCCTTGTCAAAAAATGTGTCGGAAATGAAGGGGAAATGTTCATCTTAAAATTTTTAAGAAATTATGTGTTGGCGGGGTTTTTGATGAGTTTGTATTCCCCATATCAGTATTATATGTATAAGTTTAAAGACAAAATACTGCCGGGGGTATGGCCATTGGAAAACAGGCCAGTTAGGATAGGGTCATTATTTTGGGATATCAATCATTATGGGGCGTATCTTGCAACAGTAATCCCATTTATTCCTTTCTTTTTAATCAAGGCAAAATCCATAAAACTTAAAGTTTTTTACTCCTTTGCGTTTTTAATTTGTTTAATTTCTTTTGGAATGACCTTATCGCGAAGCGCCATTATTGGATTATCGGCAGGGGGTTTACTTTACCTTATTTTATTTAGTTTAAAAGGATATTTTAAACAAAGTTTGTTTATTTTAGTATCAGTTGCGGCGTTGTCCTTTGGTTTTATATACATAGCGGATAGAATGGGTTTGGACTTGTCTTATCAGTTGCAAAAGAGGTTTTTGTCCATCAATTTTTCTTACCGTGTGTGGGACGATTCAATAAACGCGCATTCTGCGTTGGCTTACGGTTCGTGGCAGGTAATGGAAGAAAATCCGATAATTGGTGGAGGTTACGGGAGTTTTAACGAGCAGTTTAGAACCACAGAAATTGCCAAAACATATTTTGACCTTGACCCGGTGAAAGATGCGGTAATTCCTCCTCATAGCGTATGGTTTGAGCCACTGTCCGCCACCGGTCTTTTGGGAGCGGTGCCTTTTTATCTGTTTTTTATTCTTATTTGCTACGCGCTTCTTACAAGGTACCAAAAATCTAAAGAATTGGGAGACATATTACTTGTTCTTGGTTTTATTTCAGGGCTCTTTGCCGTTTCATTATCCGGATTTTTTTATTCGTATAATTTGGAGTTTTTTTACATATTTGTGTTTTTGGCGCTTTTGTATGGCGCAAGCAAGGTAAAAAAATATCCAGTTGGTTTGAAAGATGTTCTAATTTTAACTTTTGTTATTACTTTGGCGGGCGCTTTTATATTTTATAAGTTGGACGCTATAACTTTAATTGATTGGGACGAATCCATTTACGCCAAAGTTGCCAAGAATATTTTAAACGGTATTGGCGACCCTTTTAATTTTGTGTGGCAGATATCCAAAGGTTCATGGTTTGAAAAGCCTCCTTTGTTTATATGGTTTACTTCGCTTGCTTTCCAGCTTTTTGGAGTTAACGAATTTTCGGCTAGAATTTTTTCCGCCCTTTCGGGCATAGGAAGTGTGGTAGCGCTTTATTTTTTTGGTAAAAATCTTTTCAAAAAAAGTATTCTGCCCGCGTTTTTTTCCTGCGTAGTTCTTGCAACTTCTGTCCATTATATTTTTCAGTCGCGAAATGGCACAATGGATGTTTTAGCATCTTTTCTGATCTTATGTTCAATGTTTTTCTTTTGGCGCGCTCGCGAACAGAAAAAGGGTTGGTGGGTAGTTGGGGTTTTTTTAGGGTTAACGGTAATGGCGAAAAGTGTTATTGTGGTTATCCCTTTGGTGTCTTTGGCGCTGTTTATTTTTTGGGATGTGTTTATTGTTAAATCAAAAAGGTACTCTTTTAAGGGCCTGCTAACAATGTTTTTATGGTTGTTGGCGGTGGCTTTGCCTTGGCATATTGTAGAATATGTTAGGTTTGGCAAAGGGTTTATGGACAGCTACTTTTTTTATCATATTTTAGAAAGGAGCAAAGGAATTGAAGGGCATACCAACGATTTTTGGTGGTACTTAATTGTTATAAAAGTGTGGTTTAGACATTGGTTTGTGGTTGCAATTCCGGCGATTTTATATGCCGTATTTGTGGTGGTTTTTGGAAAGGCGAAGAAATTTAAAAAATATTTGGGGGAGGATACGGCGCCTTTGATGTTTTTATTAATTTGGATACTTTTTACATTTTTCATATTAAGCGCGTCGGTTTCAAAAATTCAATGGTATATTGTGCCTATTTATCCTCCGCTGGCTTTGCTTGTGGGGTGGTTTTTGTCTCAAGTCCTTTCGGTTAAAATATTTTCCAAGAGTATTTTATATGTGGGTATTCTTATGGTGTTTTTAGGGTCATCTTTTCTAGTTTATTATTGGCGGGATATGTGGATGTTGGATGATTATAATAGAGGATTAAAAAATATTGGGCAGATGATAGCCGAGAATAGGGACAGGTATGAGTTTTTGCCGAGAAATGTGCCGGTTTATATTTATAATACTTCTCCGGGTCCCGCTTTGTTTTATACTTTGCGGTATGCCAAAGTTGTAGGAAAGTCCAACATTTCAGAGATGATGAAAAGCCCTGACGGCAAAGCGTTTATGGCAATAACTACTAAGGGCAGTTTTGAATCTTTAAAAAAAGAGTTTGATAATCCAAGAGTAATAATATACGCAGAGTCTAAAGGTTTTGTTTTGTTTGGCAAAGACTGGAAAGATTTAAGGGAACAGTTTAATCAGCAGGATTACGGCACGCCTTCGGAGATTTACGACCCTTATTACTTTTGTGAATGGGAGGTTTTTGGCGGAAACACCCTCTGTTTTTAGGGTTCAACCCTATTTGAATCCAGAATTAAAGGATTCTCCTTTGAAAAAGGTGACTCCTTTGTTAAGATTAATTTATGAAAACACTTGCTTTTATCGATGCCTCAAACTTGTTTTATGGTGGGGAAAAAGATTTGGGTTGGAAAATTGATTACAAAAAGTTATTAAAGTATCTTAAAAGTAAGTATAAAGTTAGTAGTGCCCTCTATTTTGGTGGCGTAGAAACGCACAATTTCCCATACGACTATTTAAAAAATGAAACCGTGCCAATAGAAAAATTGGAAAAGCATTTAATGAAATTTATCAAAGAAAGGAAAAATAAACTAAACGAGGCGGAAATATCTTTACTTGGAAGACATTTACAAAGGGTGCGTTTCTACCTGAAATTGCAAGAATTTGGGTATGAGCTTCATTTAAAGCCCGTTAAACTTTATGAACAAACTGATGGAACTACAAAAAGAAAAGCTAATTGTGATGTGGATATGGCTTATCACCTAATGAGAGAATTTAAAAATTTTAACAAAGTGTTAATTCTTTCCGGAGATGGGGACTTTTTGCCTATGTTGAAATATTTACGGGAACAGGGGAAGGGTGTTATTATTTTAGCTAGGGGTTCTAGAACTGCAAAAGAAATAAAGCAATTTGCGGGAAGCAATTTTAAGGACTTTGTTAGACTGGAGAAGTATATAAAGTTTGGAGACAAAAAATGAGTGGACATGCGAGATATCCACTCTAAGTTTAGTGAATTTACTCTAACAAATGTTTTCAAGGAAAGCAAGGGCTATTTTTGTTAAGGTAATAAGGGAAAAACAAAAAGATGAGAAAAAGAGTTGCTTATGCACAAAATTTTTTGAAAAATAAGGGTTTAATAGCAAGTTTGATACAGATGTCCTCTATCTCAAGTGGGGATGTTGTTTATGATATCGGCGCTGGACAGGGAATTATTACGGAGGAATTGCTAAAGAAAAGTAGAAAGGTGGTCGCTTTTGAAATAGACAAAAACTTGTCTAATAAGCTAGAGCAGAGATATAAAAGTAATAAATTAGTGGAGATAATATCGGGGGATTTTTTGAGTTGTTCGTTACCTGTCTATTCCTATAAGGTTTTTTCAAATATACCTTTTAGTATCTCATCCGCGGTCATTAAAAAGATAACACACGCAAAAAACCCGCCTGATGATGCGTATATCGTTGTCCAAAAAGAAGTTGCTAAAAAATTTATTGGCAAACCATATGCTAACAGAAACAGTCAAATAGCTATTTTACT harbors:
- a CDS encoding transposase, translating into MPYRNKCKTFVPDCYYHLYGRGVNRMDMFLEKEDYRLFCYLLKKYLSPDFKEVKIFKGQRVEVLANSVSGKVELYAFCFMPNHFHLLIKNIEKEGMSKLMTRVLSGYSRYFNQKYGRQGPLIQGTYRAVLVSSREQFVHVFRYIHLNPVLSGLSKRARDYEYSSHKNYLNKEEYLWLKLEPCLLDATDHENIESYFADIEEDPKVGIMFN
- a CDS encoding glycosyltransferase family 4 protein; translation: MDTKKNILIVTNSGNRGGMEVHVLNIIEGLYEKFNFFVVCPKGNIVSEYEKYAKVIILRPKFDIDPVYILKLIRLFKILNISVVHTHELKAGVNGLIAGSFARIPLKISHQHTPVSNWQISPTKKKINRFVYKIFVNNLSSFEVALTPEIKKQKIGEGIRKEKIIIIPNGISLKAFNLPSKLKIKHRIEICEKYGISPQNLIVGNISRLTIEKGHSIFIKVLRELENEKKISNVKFLFAGEGELREELIRMVKSYGLPEKTIFTGFISEEDKIKVLSSLDVFVFPTLAEGFGIVLIEAMASGLPCIVSNLPVLQDVAGLAVLYFENGKEDSLKENLAKMISSKKMREEFASKSLAQVKKYDIKKFWESYNGLYENTLPVSF
- a CDS encoding glycosyltransferase, with protein sequence MKILFQSRFDIFDRKGGDTFQMLETKASLEKLGVTVAVDCSLNLDVSKYDIVHIFNLDWVCETYPQILNAKKQGKKVVLSPIHHSQKEFERYENESRFGLMKIGNFFIPSQPLRDTARNLVKGVIYRKKLKPALTQLFMGIRKQQRLSLELSDIILVQTKLEARDLIKDFKVKNFEWQKIINGIDEKKFKSHITHSKSGEDIVILCVGRVEPRKNQLNLIKAYENIKSERTKLVFVGALNKHHPIYIKAFLDRVRASKGSIEYNGFVTQDKLCGLYSKAKVFACPSWFETTGLVYLEAAVCGVSSILASGERSREYLEDNALYCDPGSVGSISSALSRALREDTVKKGFADFVKKTYTWDTCARETIKVYEKILN
- a CDS encoding glycosyltransferase family 39 protein; amino-acid sequence: MSITILLGLLTSIIFFILARKKVSLSVLYLAFLLPLDNRIYFSWGFNEGSPVRFALLGIFTYLFFSYVRNGMSLNIKKALFAFISYIKKDIFLFLLLLVWLIRLISFSMSLNLISSLSYQLFFSEIILIYILVKKCVGNEGEMFILKFLRNYVLAGFLMSLYSPYQYYMYKFKDKILPGVWPLENRPVRIGSLFWDINHYGAYLATVIPFIPFFLIKAKSIKLKVFYSFAFLICLISFGMTLSRSAIIGLSAGGLLYLILFSLKGYFKQSLFILVSVAALSFGFIYIADRMGLDLSYQLQKRFLSINFSYRVWDDSINAHSALAYGSWQVMEENPIIGGGYGSFNEQFRTTEIAKTYFDLDPVKDAVIPPHSVWFEPLSATGLLGAVPFYLFFILICYALLTRYQKSKELGDILLVLGFISGLFAVSLSGFFYSYNLEFFYIFVFLALLYGASKVKKYPVGLKDVLILTFVITLAGAFIFYKLDAITLIDWDESIYAKVAKNILNGIGDPFNFVWQISKGSWFEKPPLFIWFTSLAFQLFGVNEFSARIFSALSGIGSVVALYFFGKNLFKKSILPAFFSCVVLATSVHYIFQSRNGTMDVLASFLILCSMFFFWRAREQKKGWWVVGVFLGLTVMAKSVIVVIPLVSLALFIFWDVFIVKSKRYSFKGLLTMFLWLLAVALPWHIVEYVRFGKGFMDSYFFYHILERSKGIEGHTNDFWWYLIVIKVWFRHWFVVAIPAILYAVFVVVFGKAKKFKKYLGEDTAPLMFLLIWILFTFFILSASVSKIQWYIVPIYPPLALLVGWFLSQVLSVKIFSKSILYVGILMVFLGSSFLVYYWRDMWMLDDYNRGLKNIGQMIAENRDRYEFLPRNVPVYIYNTSPGPALFYTLRYAKVVGKSNISEMMKSPDGKAFMAITTKGSFESLKKEFDNPRVIIYAESKGFVLFGKDWKDLREQFNQQDYGTPSEIYDPYYFCEWEVFGGNTLCF
- a CDS encoding NYN domain-containing protein, giving the protein MKTLAFIDASNLFYGGEKDLGWKIDYKKLLKYLKSKYKVSSALYFGGVETHNFPYDYLKNETVPIEKLEKHLMKFIKERKNKLNEAEISLLGRHLQRVRFYLKLQEFGYELHLKPVKLYEQTDGTTKRKANCDVDMAYHLMREFKNFNKVLILSGDGDFLPMLKYLREQGKGVIILARGSRTAKEIKQFAGSNFKDFVRLEKYIKFGDKK
- the erm gene encoding 23S ribosomal RNA methyltransferase Erm; protein product: MRKRVAYAQNFLKNKGLIASLIQMSSISSGDVVYDIGAGQGIITEELLKKSRKVVAFEIDKNLSNKLEQRYKSNKLVEIISGDFLSCSLPVYSYKVFSNIPFSISSAVIKKITHAKNPPDDAYIVVQKEVAKKFIGKPYANRNSQIAILLKPWFELSVRYEFKRGDFFPKPNVDAVLLRVKKIDKPLIEEGKRDIYQDFVVYAFNQFCSNIVEGLINVFGEATLLKMSEQLGFSHKSKPSELDFKQWLGLFNYFSGNVKSKQKLVRGSYARLIDQQGRLRKIHRTRTDKKWIASRLG